In the genome of Leptospira inadai serovar Lyme str. 10, one region contains:
- a CDS encoding GlcG/HbpS family heme-binding protein translates to MFARVSKFFEKIRIIPVLIAVILGGSKMTFAQSQPVVYGNPITLEQAKKVMAAAEAEAKKNNWLMAIAIVDAGGNLVLFQKLDGTQLGSIEVAKLKASTANNFKRPSKSLEEAIANGGIGLRILAIQGIAPLEGGELILMDGKIIGAIGVSGAQSTQDGQVARAGVAALKQ, encoded by the coding sequence ATGTTTGCAAGAGTCAGTAAATTTTTCGAGAAGATAAGAATAATTCCGGTGCTTATCGCGGTTATATTAGGAGGATCTAAAATGACATTTGCGCAATCACAACCGGTTGTTTACGGGAATCCGATTACTTTAGAGCAGGCAAAAAAGGTAATGGCGGCTGCGGAAGCGGAGGCAAAGAAAAATAATTGGCTGATGGCGATCGCAATCGTGGATGCCGGCGGAAATTTGGTTTTATTTCAAAAATTGGATGGAACCCAATTAGGCTCGATCGAAGTCGCAAAATTGAAAGCGTCGACTGCGAATAATTTTAAAAGGCCTTCAAAAAGTCTGGAGGAAGCGATTGCAAACGGCGGAATAGGATTACGAATCCTTGCCATTCAGGGAATTGCTCCCTTAGAAGGTGGGGAATTAATTCTCATGGATGGAAAAATTATCGGTGCAATCGGCGTTTCCGGAGCCCAATCGACTCAGGATGGTCAAGTCGCCAGGGCTGGAGTCGCCGCGCTGAAGCAATAA
- a CDS encoding TetR/AcrR family transcriptional regulator — protein MSKNVGWKKLPEGIRRESILEGAMRCFFSKGFEKTSVQDIADAAGLTKGGIYFHFESKEDIRDTLIREFLNLDRFGFREPEVAALPAHLRLGEYLERLANRLAIDGNCSPRLFAEATANGGTMEDEIIAFYDSLEAIFTATIEEGQKKGTLVATVSASVLARTILAVFDGLQIQSDISPTRRELQSRGRDVLRSFFKNLLFVHKPDCD, from the coding sequence ATGTCTAAGAATGTCGGTTGGAAGAAACTCCCGGAAGGAATTCGAAGAGAATCCATACTAGAAGGGGCCATGCGATGCTTTTTCAGTAAAGGATTCGAAAAGACTTCCGTTCAGGACATTGCGGATGCTGCAGGATTGACCAAAGGAGGCATCTATTTCCACTTTGAAAGTAAGGAGGACATCCGGGACACCTTGATTCGAGAATTTTTGAATCTGGATCGTTTCGGATTCCGAGAACCGGAAGTCGCCGCATTACCAGCTCATCTTCGTCTAGGCGAATACCTGGAGCGACTTGCAAATCGACTCGCCATCGATGGGAACTGCTCGCCGCGCTTATTTGCCGAGGCAACCGCTAACGGCGGAACGATGGAAGACGAAATCATCGCTTTTTACGATTCTCTCGAAGCGATCTTTACCGCCACGATCGAAGAAGGTCAAAAAAAAGGGACGTTGGTCGCTACCGTTTCCGCTTCGGTTCTAGCTCGCACTATCTTAGCGGTCTTTGACGGTTTACAGATTCAATCCGATATTTCCCCGACCCGCAGAGAATTGCAAAGCCGGGGACGAGATGTTTTGCGTTCCTTCTTTAAGAATTTACTTTTTGTACACAAACCGGACTGCGATTAA
- a CDS encoding NADH:flavin oxidoreductase/NADH oxidase family protein — translation MDSLSALAQSLALPNGSVLPNRIAKAAMEEGLADENFLPGENMLHLYERWARGGAGLLITGNMMIDRNALTGPGNVIIRDGNIEPFKRLAEVAQAEGSKLWMQINHPGRQVFGYIAETPVGPSSVRVQIPGRFLAKVFGIPRALTSDEIKRIIGRFVSAAKLAEAAGFHGVEVHSAHGYLLSQFLSPLTNLRTDEWGGSLENRAKILLEIVKGIRSTTKREFCVGVKLNSADFQKGGFEEADAIKVIEMLNETGIDLLEISGGNYESPAMQGASQKGTSPREAYFLEFAQKAKKSAKMPLMATGGFRSRSIMEDAIRSGAVDMIGIGAPFALDPDCASKLISGKIESVRVDIPDLSNPTFNSLSKMSALRIQFLRMAKGKNPKVPSFLFGNLLLEQIRARRNAKNYKKFLLAK, via the coding sequence ATGGATTCTCTTTCTGCTTTGGCGCAATCGCTAGCACTTCCTAACGGCTCAGTACTTCCCAATCGAATCGCAAAAGCCGCCATGGAAGAAGGACTTGCCGATGAAAACTTTCTTCCGGGAGAGAATATGCTTCACCTTTACGAACGGTGGGCCCGCGGAGGAGCCGGGTTATTGATTACAGGAAACATGATGATTGATCGCAACGCGTTGACAGGACCCGGTAACGTAATTATTCGGGACGGAAATATTGAACCGTTTAAACGATTAGCGGAGGTCGCCCAAGCCGAAGGATCTAAGCTTTGGATGCAAATCAATCACCCTGGAAGACAGGTCTTCGGTTATATTGCGGAGACCCCGGTCGGGCCGTCCTCCGTGCGGGTCCAAATTCCGGGAAGATTTCTTGCAAAAGTTTTCGGGATTCCAAGAGCTCTAACGTCGGACGAAATTAAACGTATCATCGGACGATTTGTCTCCGCGGCAAAACTTGCCGAAGCGGCGGGATTTCACGGAGTGGAAGTTCATTCGGCTCACGGTTACTTGCTGAGTCAATTTTTGTCTCCTCTAACGAACCTTCGAACCGACGAATGGGGTGGAAGTCTGGAAAATAGGGCGAAAATTCTACTCGAAATAGTCAAAGGAATTCGCTCGACCACCAAACGAGAGTTTTGCGTCGGAGTTAAATTGAATTCGGCCGACTTTCAAAAGGGAGGCTTCGAAGAAGCGGATGCGATCAAGGTTATAGAAATGTTAAACGAAACCGGAATCGATTTGCTTGAAATTTCCGGCGGAAACTACGAATCTCCCGCAATGCAAGGAGCATCCCAAAAAGGAACTAGTCCTCGAGAAGCTTATTTTTTGGAGTTCGCACAGAAAGCGAAGAAGTCCGCGAAGATGCCGCTTATGGCCACCGGCGGATTTCGTTCGCGTTCGATTATGGAAGATGCGATTCGATCCGGAGCGGTCGACATGATCGGAATAGGAGCGCCATTTGCCTTAGATCCGGATTGCGCCTCTAAATTAATTTCCGGTAAGATCGAAAGCGTAAGGGTAGATATTCCGGACCTTTCGAATCCCACGTTCAATTCATTGTCAAAAATGTCCGCTTTAAGAATCCAATTTCTAAGAATGGCAAAAGGAAAGAACCCGAAGGTTCCGTCCTTCCTTTTCGGAAATTTACTATTGGAGCAAATCCGAGCCAGACGGAATGCAAAGAACTATAAGAAATTTCTACTGGCAAAATAA
- a CDS encoding dienelactone hydrolase family protein, giving the protein MKNILIIFGILMLIASSVSAKVKTEIVEYKQGDTTLEGFLAYPEGKDRKAPGIILVHDWFGLGENTKARAKQLAALGYVAFAADIYGKGIRPKSNEEAAKLAGSFREGDRKLLRARAQAALDTLKSQSNVDADNLAILGYCFGGTAALELARTGAPLKGTISFHGGLSTPKPEESNAIKGKVLAMHGADDPFVKAEEVAAFQEEMRKAKIDWQFVSYGGAVHSFTIKEAGNDNSKGAAYNEKADHRSWIELRNFLQEIFPSK; this is encoded by the coding sequence ATGAAAAATATCTTAATAATATTCGGCATACTGATGCTTATCGCAAGCTCGGTATCCGCAAAAGTAAAGACCGAGATCGTAGAATACAAGCAAGGCGATACGACTTTGGAAGGTTTCTTGGCTTATCCCGAAGGAAAGGATAGAAAGGCTCCGGGAATCATTCTCGTCCACGATTGGTTCGGTTTAGGTGAAAATACGAAAGCAAGGGCAAAACAACTTGCGGCTCTAGGTTATGTAGCTTTTGCTGCGGACATTTACGGAAAAGGAATAAGGCCGAAGTCGAACGAAGAGGCGGCTAAATTGGCCGGCTCCTTCAGAGAGGGTGATCGAAAATTACTTCGTGCCAGAGCCCAGGCGGCCTTAGACACTTTAAAGAGTCAGTCGAATGTCGATGCCGATAATTTAGCGATTCTCGGCTATTGCTTCGGGGGAACCGCAGCCCTGGAACTCGCCCGTACAGGGGCGCCTCTAAAAGGTACGATCAGTTTTCACGGCGGTTTATCGACTCCGAAACCGGAAGAATCGAACGCAATTAAAGGCAAGGTCTTGGCGATGCATGGTGCCGATGACCCGTTCGTTAAAGCCGAAGAAGTTGCCGCATTTCAAGAGGAAATGAGAAAGGCAAAGATAGACTGGCAATTCGTTTCCTACGGGGGAGCCGTTCATTCCTTCACGATTAAGGAAGCCGGAAACGATAATTCAAAGGGCGCAGCATATAACGAAAAGGCGGATCATCGCTCTTGGATCGAATTACGGAATTTTCTACAGGAAATTTTTCCGTCCAAATAG
- a CDS encoding synaptic vesicle VAT-1 family membrane protein translates to MIRTVYRVDTKGSLDHLERREEELSDPGESEVTVEVHAIGLNFADIFAIQGLYSAAPKGSFIPGLEYSGKVIAVGKKVKLFRKNDKVMGVSRFGAYADHLNIDERYIYKLPPRWSYEQGAGFLVQALTAYYALLPLGNLHKGQTVLIHSAAGGVGIYANRIAKKFGAWTVGTVGNSSKISLLEKERYDSWIIRSSSFPQELKTALGGRELNLVLECIGGRIFQDSYQALAPMGRMIVYGSASFMSQGDRVNWLSLAWKYLTRPKVDPMEMVSDNKAILGFNLIWLYDRISELSRHIKDMIKLNLEPPHIGGMYSFVELPEAVKYFQTGQSTGKIVVTSGVIR, encoded by the coding sequence ATGATCCGCACTGTTTATAGAGTCGATACGAAAGGATCTTTGGATCATTTGGAAAGACGGGAGGAAGAACTTTCCGACCCGGGAGAAAGCGAAGTCACTGTGGAAGTTCATGCCATAGGTTTGAACTTTGCGGATATTTTTGCCATCCAAGGACTTTACAGCGCCGCTCCGAAAGGTTCGTTTATTCCCGGCTTGGAATATTCAGGAAAGGTGATAGCTGTCGGCAAGAAAGTAAAATTATTCCGAAAAAACGACAAAGTCATGGGAGTTTCCCGCTTCGGCGCGTATGCCGACCATCTAAATATAGATGAAAGATACATTTATAAACTCCCGCCGCGTTGGTCTTATGAACAGGGGGCCGGTTTTTTAGTTCAAGCTTTAACGGCATACTATGCTCTTCTTCCTTTAGGAAATCTTCATAAAGGTCAGACGGTCTTGATCCATAGCGCTGCCGGAGGTGTAGGAATTTATGCGAACAGAATTGCTAAAAAATTCGGAGCCTGGACCGTGGGGACGGTAGGCAATTCCTCGAAGATTTCGCTTTTAGAAAAGGAAAGATATGATTCCTGGATTATTCGCTCGTCTAGTTTCCCTCAGGAGCTAAAAACCGCTTTAGGCGGACGGGAATTGAATTTAGTTTTGGAGTGTATCGGCGGAAGAATCTTTCAGGATAGCTATCAGGCATTGGCGCCTATGGGACGAATGATCGTTTACGGCTCGGCGTCCTTCATGAGCCAAGGAGATCGAGTCAATTGGCTCTCTCTTGCCTGGAAATATCTGACTCGTCCCAAAGTGGATCCGATGGAGATGGTCTCCGATAATAAGGCGATCCTGGGTTTTAATTTAATTTGGTTGTACGATCGGATAAGCGAACTTTCTCGGCATATAAAGGATATGATTAAATTGAATTTGGAGCCTCCGCATATCGGTGGAATGTATTCGTTTGTGGAACTTCCGGAGGCGGTGAAATATTTTCAGACAGGACAGAGTACCGGAAAGATCGTCGTTACGTCCGGCGTTATAAGGTAA
- a CDS encoding polyprenyl synthetase family protein, with amino-acid sequence MEAGAKESALISILAFAKKEFENYLESEVYPRFQKEAAPELAEAMEYSIKAGGKRLRPILAMAAFGALTKDSLSIAGSLEFLHTYSLIHDDLPSMDNDDFRRGIQTLHKRYSEATAILAGDALQAYAFEWLTHAKAEVADPHLYRDLIRILHQGGGAPGMVSGQVFDLALERNPSSLKGNKEELLAITHRLKTGALIRASLLLGNRLRQDHQSRAALLSDYGIKLGLLFQITDDILDVEGTREDLGKTPGKDDRSGKITYPALYGLDECKKMVTSLVTELEGLGKSLDNSFSRDGAALQFPDFFQLLPGTLGSRKN; translated from the coding sequence TTGGAGGCTGGAGCGAAAGAATCCGCTTTAATTTCGATCCTCGCATTCGCAAAGAAGGAGTTCGAGAATTATCTTGAAAGCGAGGTCTATCCTCGATTTCAAAAGGAGGCGGCGCCGGAATTGGCCGAGGCGATGGAATATAGCATCAAGGCGGGAGGCAAACGGCTTAGACCCATCTTAGCGATGGCGGCCTTCGGAGCTTTAACGAAAGATTCCCTATCGATCGCGGGTTCATTAGAGTTCCTGCATACATACAGTCTTATTCACGACGATCTTCCGAGCATGGATAACGATGATTTTCGACGCGGAATACAGACTCTACACAAGCGATATTCCGAGGCCACGGCGATATTGGCAGGGGACGCCTTGCAAGCGTATGCGTTCGAATGGTTGACTCATGCAAAAGCCGAGGTCGCCGATCCGCATTTGTATCGGGACTTGATTCGAATTCTGCACCAGGGCGGAGGTGCCCCGGGAATGGTTTCGGGCCAGGTCTTCGATTTGGCTTTGGAGAGAAATCCTTCCTCCTTGAAGGGAAATAAAGAGGAATTACTTGCGATCACTCATCGACTCAAAACGGGAGCGTTAATTCGAGCTTCCTTACTTTTAGGAAACCGCTTAAGACAAGATCACCAATCCAGAGCCGCGTTGCTTTCGGATTATGGAATTAAATTAGGGCTTCTGTTTCAAATTACGGATGATATTTTAGATGTGGAAGGTACTCGGGAAGACTTAGGCAAAACGCCCGGTAAGGACGATCGATCGGGAAAAATTACGTATCCCGCATTATACGGCTTGGATGAATGTAAGAAAATGGTTACGTCTCTAGTAACCGAATTGGAAGGATTAGGAAAAAGTTTAGATAATTCGTTTTCTAGAGACGGAGCAGCTTTACAATTTCCGGATTTCTTTCAGTTACTGCCCGGAACTCTTGGCTCGAGGAAAAACTAG
- a CDS encoding TlyA family RNA methyltransferase produces the protein MARGKTRLDQLLLDRGLAKDITLARSLILSGSVLVNDRVVDKVGLLISDSSEIRIREIIPKYVSRGAFKLKEALTKFNISVDGKLCIDWGASTGGFTQVLLEEGAVAIFAFDVGYGQMASRIAMDPRVSVQDRFHIRDTTWDLLIQLWEKHSPTPFPKEIFLTMDLSFISLRSVLPTVKRLHDENPRISWTGVSLFKPQFEVEKSDLEKGVVKDPRVRARALRSFLRFLKSEIGTNLHGLVESPIAGREGNQEILVYWTLDAALDRA, from the coding sequence TTGGCTCGAGGAAAAACTAGGCTAGATCAGCTATTGCTGGACCGGGGTTTGGCGAAGGATATCACCCTTGCCCGCAGTCTTATACTTTCCGGTTCGGTGCTTGTGAATGATAGGGTTGTCGATAAAGTCGGGCTTCTAATTTCCGATTCGTCGGAAATTAGAATTCGGGAAATCATTCCCAAATACGTCAGTCGAGGCGCTTTCAAACTGAAGGAAGCATTAACGAAATTTAATATTTCCGTTGATGGAAAACTATGCATCGATTGGGGCGCGTCCACCGGAGGATTTACTCAGGTTTTATTGGAGGAAGGCGCGGTCGCGATTTTTGCCTTTGACGTCGGGTACGGGCAAATGGCATCTAGAATCGCCATGGACCCCAGGGTTTCCGTACAAGATCGGTTTCATATCCGCGATACTACTTGGGATTTATTGATTCAACTCTGGGAAAAACATTCTCCGACTCCGTTTCCGAAGGAGATTTTTTTGACGATGGATTTAAGTTTTATTTCTCTTCGATCTGTTCTCCCGACCGTAAAGCGCCTTCATGATGAAAATCCGCGAATTTCTTGGACCGGCGTAAGCCTTTTTAAACCGCAATTCGAAGTCGAGAAATCGGATTTGGAAAAAGGAGTCGTAAAAGATCCGCGCGTTCGAGCGCGGGCCCTGCGATCATTTTTGCGATTCTTAAAATCGGAGATTGGAACAAATCTTCACGGGCTGGTAGAATCCCCGATTGCCGGGAGAGAGGGCAATCAGGAAATTCTAGTGTACTGGACATTAGATGCGGCTCTAGATCGAGCTTAA
- a CDS encoding flavin-containing monooxygenase: MISKLAQESRSQILRLDDWFLLIGYYIIGKPFQLRVLDMPFLGEKVKMVAQTLDRPSQNHVANAEKILDAIIIGSGFAGLCMGIRLKQAGIDSFIILEKGNGIGGTWRDNNYPGAACDVQSHLYSYSFAPKSDWSRLFGPQQEILNYMNDCTDRFDIRQHIRINQEVTSAFFDEKTGTWKVTTQNDEIYQARALVGGTGGLSRPVLPKIPGIDSFKGAKFHSARWDHTYDLTGKTVAVIGTGASAIQIVPTIAPKVGKLELFQRTPPWIIPKPDSSIGNSVKGVFKYLPPLRWLFRKAIYWINELGVIAFAINPKLMKVFEGFAKRFIAKSIPNPTLREKVTPSYTIGCKRILLSNDYYPALNRENVDLVTEGIQEIKRDSILTKDGKEHKVDAIIFATGFQAAEAVSPFEIRGKNGRLLSDVWEGGAEAYLGTSISGFPNFFMIVGPNTGLGHSSMILMIESQAQYALQCIRALRKKNIKYIDVRKEVQDRYNQEIQDRLSRSVWLTGGCISWYNTSTGRNTTLWPGFTFEFKVRTFFLKPSDYEFVRTDGEKARIGWSSRVSMALNAAIG, from the coding sequence TTGATTTCGAAATTAGCGCAAGAATCCCGGTCGCAAATTCTAAGATTGGACGATTGGTTTTTATTGATCGGTTATTATATAATCGGAAAGCCGTTCCAACTAAGAGTGCTGGATATGCCTTTCCTAGGAGAGAAAGTAAAAATGGTAGCTCAAACCTTAGATAGACCGAGCCAAAACCATGTAGCGAATGCGGAAAAGATTCTCGATGCAATCATCATCGGTTCCGGATTTGCAGGGCTATGCATGGGAATTCGACTGAAACAAGCCGGGATCGATTCTTTCATTATTTTGGAAAAAGGAAATGGTATCGGCGGAACCTGGAGAGATAATAACTATCCCGGTGCCGCCTGCGACGTGCAATCCCATTTATATTCCTATTCGTTTGCGCCGAAGTCGGATTGGTCCCGCTTATTCGGACCTCAGCAGGAAATTCTAAATTATATGAACGATTGCACGGACAGATTCGATATCCGGCAACACATTCGTATCAACCAGGAAGTTACTAGTGCGTTCTTTGATGAGAAAACCGGAACTTGGAAAGTAACCACCCAAAACGACGAAATCTACCAAGCGCGCGCATTAGTCGGCGGAACCGGAGGTTTGAGTCGACCGGTTTTACCGAAAATACCCGGAATCGATTCATTCAAAGGAGCCAAATTCCATTCGGCTCGATGGGATCATACTTACGATCTTACCGGCAAAACCGTTGCAGTTATCGGAACCGGTGCGAGCGCAATTCAAATTGTGCCGACCATCGCACCGAAAGTCGGTAAACTGGAACTCTTTCAGAGAACTCCTCCCTGGATTATTCCGAAACCGGATTCCTCCATCGGAAATTCCGTAAAAGGAGTCTTTAAATATCTCCCGCCTCTGCGTTGGTTATTCCGTAAAGCGATCTATTGGATAAACGAACTGGGAGTGATCGCATTCGCAATCAACCCTAAATTGATGAAGGTATTCGAAGGTTTTGCGAAACGATTCATAGCAAAAAGCATTCCGAATCCGACGTTGCGGGAAAAGGTAACTCCGAGCTATACGATCGGTTGTAAACGCATTTTACTTTCCAACGATTACTATCCGGCATTGAATCGCGAAAACGTAGATTTAGTTACCGAAGGAATCCAAGAGATCAAAAGAGATTCGATTCTAACAAAAGACGGTAAGGAGCACAAAGTCGACGCCATCATATTCGCGACGGGATTCCAGGCCGCCGAAGCGGTTTCTCCGTTTGAAATTCGCGGGAAAAACGGCCGATTATTAAGCGACGTTTGGGAAGGCGGAGCGGAAGCGTATCTCGGCACTTCGATTTCCGGTTTCCCTAATTTCTTTATGATCGTCGGACCGAATACCGGTTTAGGACATAGCTCCATGATTCTTATGATCGAATCCCAGGCGCAGTATGCTCTACAATGCATTCGAGCGCTAAGAAAGAAAAACATTAAGTATATCGATGTTCGTAAGGAAGTGCAGGATCGTTACAATCAGGAAATCCAAGATCGTCTCAGTCGATCGGTTTGGTTGACCGGAGGTTGCATAAGCTGGTACAATACTAGTACCGGACGAAACACGACTCTTTGGCCCGGTTTCACATTCGAATTCAAAGTTAGGACCTTCTTTCTTAAGCCTAGCGATTATGAATTCGTTCGGACGGATGGAGAAAAAGCAAGGATAGGATGGAGTTCCCGAGTATCGATGGCTCTGAATGCGGCAATAGGTTAA
- the fcpA gene encoding flagellar coiling protein FcpA has translation MKVMKTIFVLLAVVGLNLSLFAQNQQQGGGQQNQQEAKAAADKIDELLKGELVPEDDDKNLTEEQKRRKKVIQEQEAVWKNPDFKGYDKNFQELHQLSKAFANNKFRLALTSYQSGVNTILKMREAVEQYRKEEAEKKRLDEKWYWQKVDRKAREDRVVSRLKLEAKQQALNYFTKSINHLDEIKNPDLRERAEFKRLLSDVYRSWIITEYDLQNLPQCIPILELYIEVDENEKEYPAHKYLASCYAFEENMIKKYGGASEDQMFKFRHKKNIHLLRATELKYGKDSPEYKHIVALINKDEVISVRP, from the coding sequence ATGAAGGTGATGAAGACTATTTTCGTTCTTCTGGCCGTGGTCGGACTCAACCTCTCCTTGTTCGCACAGAACCAGCAGCAAGGCGGGGGACAACAGAACCAGCAAGAGGCCAAAGCGGCGGCCGATAAGATCGACGAACTCCTTAAAGGGGAACTTGTTCCCGAGGATGACGATAAAAACCTTACGGAAGAGCAGAAGCGTCGTAAGAAGGTGATCCAAGAACAGGAAGCTGTTTGGAAAAACCCCGACTTCAAAGGCTATGACAAGAACTTCCAAGAACTCCATCAGCTCTCTAAGGCTTTCGCGAACAACAAGTTCCGCCTGGCCCTAACCAGCTACCAATCCGGAGTTAATACCATCCTCAAGATGAGGGAAGCAGTCGAGCAGTACCGTAAGGAAGAAGCCGAGAAGAAGCGTTTGGACGAGAAGTGGTATTGGCAAAAAGTCGACCGCAAAGCTCGTGAAGATCGCGTCGTTTCTAGGCTGAAACTCGAGGCAAAACAACAGGCCCTTAACTACTTTACCAAGTCCATCAACCATTTGGACGAGATCAAAAACCCGGATTTGCGCGAGCGCGCCGAGTTTAAACGTCTCCTTTCGGATGTCTACCGTTCTTGGATTATTACCGAATACGACCTACAGAATTTACCTCAATGTATCCCCATACTTGAGCTTTATATCGAGGTCGATGAAAACGAGAAGGAATACCCGGCTCACAAGTACCTTGCAAGCTGCTACGCCTTTGAAGAAAACATGATCAAGAAATATGGCGGCGCAAGCGAAGATCAGATGTTTAAATTCCGTCACAAGAAAAACATCCATTTACTCCGCGCAACCGAACTAAAATACGGGAAGGATTCGCCCGAATATAAACACATCGTAGCCTTGATTAACAAGGACGAGGTGATTTCGGTTCGCCCCTAA
- a CDS encoding ATP-binding protein: MNLNDLTPIRAGSPSCKICGGVGFLLEENVRNSSSGVLLLCSCMSESCRTCDSKGRPPFMVYDESQNRMMSCVCHDARIELDRIEALVKKAGIPAKYRYRTLDRMDTSEMSFLIAHDWAHELVMKWEGRGRSAQGLYLWGNTGSGKTLLACAILNELILRYGMECKYAKINRDFLSAIRDTYQKESEIHGMEQTIKRQFMEVEVLVLDDFGANKESDWANSQLYDLIDSRYEEEKVTVLTSNISLSDWKDKAEGRIFSRLMEMTKEIHLDCPDYRLSHSVHTEA; encoded by the coding sequence ATGAACTTGAACGATTTAACCCCGATTCGGGCAGGATCTCCCAGCTGTAAAATTTGCGGAGGAGTGGGTTTTCTTTTGGAGGAAAACGTTAGAAACTCTTCCTCGGGAGTTTTATTACTCTGCTCTTGCATGAGCGAATCCTGTCGAACCTGTGATTCGAAAGGCAGACCTCCTTTCATGGTTTATGATGAAAGTCAAAATAGGATGATGTCCTGCGTCTGTCACGATGCCCGCATCGAATTGGACCGCATCGAGGCTTTGGTTAAGAAAGCGGGGATTCCTGCAAAGTATAGATATCGAACCCTGGATAGAATGGACACCAGCGAGATGTCCTTTTTGATCGCCCACGATTGGGCTCACGAATTGGTCATGAAATGGGAGGGACGAGGAAGGTCGGCTCAGGGTTTGTATCTTTGGGGAAACACCGGATCGGGAAAAACGTTGCTCGCCTGCGCCATATTAAACGAATTAATTTTACGTTATGGAATGGAATGCAAATACGCTAAAATCAACCGGGATTTTCTTTCTGCGATCCGCGATACCTATCAAAAAGAGAGCGAGATCCACGGAATGGAACAGACGATCAAAAGACAATTCATGGAAGTGGAAGTTCTGGTATTGGACGATTTCGGTGCCAACAAAGAATCGGATTGGGCGAATTCCCAACTTTATGATTTAATCGATTCCAGGTACGAGGAGGAGAAAGTCACGGTACTGACCTCGAATATCTCCTTGTCCGATTGGAAAGACAAGGCTGAGGGTAGAATCTTTTCCCGCTTAATGGAGATGACCAAGGAAATCCATCTGGATTGTCCCGATTACCGACTCAGTCATTCGGTTCACACGGAGGCATAA
- the folK gene encoding 2-amino-4-hydroxy-6-hydroxymethyldihydropteridine diphosphokinase yields MEHHAFICLGANLADREASLKEAIRRIAARTDMKILRKGTPLNTAALEVTDQPDFLNQLVEIVTSLSPHDLLDVLLGIETDMGRIRTKDKGPRTIDIDILSYDRLRLHEKGLHLPHHSLYTRPFIQELLKELGEESLGDSFGNPEEGIV; encoded by the coding sequence ATGGAACACCATGCATTTATCTGTCTCGGCGCAAATCTCGCGGATCGAGAGGCTTCCCTCAAGGAAGCGATTCGCAGGATTGCAGCCCGCACGGATATGAAGATTCTTCGTAAGGGAACTCCGTTGAATACGGCCGCTTTGGAAGTTACCGATCAGCCGGACTTTCTAAATCAACTCGTCGAAATCGTAACTTCTCTTTCACCTCACGATCTACTCGACGTGCTTCTCGGAATCGAAACCGACATGGGCAGGATACGAACGAAAGACAAAGGGCCGCGGACGATCGATATCGATATATTATCTTACGATCGACTCAGGCTACATGAAAAGGGATTACATTTACCCCATCATAGTCTATACACTCGTCCCTTCATTCAGGAATTATTGAAAGAGTTAGGCGAAGAATCCCTAGGGGATTCTTTCGGAAATCCGGAGGAGGGAATCGTATGA